The following DNA comes from Cellulophaga sp. HaHa_2_95.
AGTACTTCGTTTTAAAATTTCTTGTTTTTTTAAATTATCCGCGTGAGTTGCGGCAATAATTTCCTGTTCAAAGGCGCTTACAATACTTCTTAATTGTTGCGATAAATCTAAATCGTTCTGGTTAATTTCTCGCTCCTTATCAGCTAATGCACGCTGTGTTAAGGCATCTTTTTCTTTGGCTTCATTTAGTAAGTTTCTTGAAGCATTTATAATGGAATCTATTTTTTCAGGACTATGGTTTTCTTTTGGGGCATTGTCATTTAAGATGAGCGCAAGCTTTTCAATAACACTTTTGGCTTTCGGAGATAATTCATCAATATTCGGTGCAATACTTTTGGCAGTAATTTTACCCAATGAAAGTTCCATCGTATTAAATTTTGCTAGAGCAACATCTAAAGAACTATTGGCTTCGCTTTTTAGTTTTAATCGCCTTAATTCTTCGTTGTTATAGGTTTTTAATTTCAAAAGATTCTGTACGCTATCTAAAAGCTGCACTTGATAATCGCTAGTAACTACTTCCTTTAGTGAGTCTATTTCTGCAGAAACGACATCAATTTTTTTAGCATATGCCGTAAAATTCTCTTTGGTTTTGGTCTGTAATGCTAATTTAGATAAACTTTCAGCCTCATAAAGTTGGGTTAGTAAAGAGCCCGTTTTAATAAACTTTACATCATTCTCACCAGAAGTATCTGTAGCAAGGTAACTCTTAATCTCTGATAGGATGAAAATTCCAGAAATAACCGCCAAACCTACTAGTATTAAATAGCTTAATACAATTCTGAAGGTGAACTTGTTTTTAGATTTATTTTTTTTCATGGCTGTAAGTGACCTATGGTAATTACGTTCTTTTTTCAAAAAAAGTTGGTGTTTAAGATGTTAAATTAGTACTAATAGACGTAAAGTTACTAGGTGTTGTTTAAAAAAGGCATAATTGAGCTGAAATAGTTAAGCTTTTATTTTTTTATGCTATTTAGGGCTAATTAAGAAATACGATACTATCTTTGCTGCATCTCAAAGGGGTGCAAAATTCTAAAATTCGTTTTTAGAACGTAGCTGAGATTATACCCAATGAACCTGGGCGGGTAATGCTGCCAAGGGACGCGTACATCACTTTTCGTAATTTTGCGAAAAGAAATTACGCTACATTGTATGTTTATTTTTAAACCGATTACCAAACAAACAAAAAGAGTAATTGCCCCTTTTATTCGTCACTTAATATATACGAATGAAAATTATTTTCACAGTACTTTCCGTTTTAAGCATTAGTTTTTATACCAATGCACAGCAACAACAGGCTACAGATTCTTTAGAGGGAAAAAAGGTGGTTTTAGATGAGGTTTTTGTATCTGCAATCCGAGTAACGAAAGCAACTCCTGTTACTTTTTCAAACTTAACCAAAGAGCAAATAAAGCCAAGAAATTTAGGGCAAGATATTCCAATTTTAATGAACTTTTTACCCTCTGTAGTGACCACATCCGATGCTGGTGCTGGTGTAGGGTATACGGGTATTCGTGTTCGTGGTAGTGATGCAACTCGCGTGAATGTCACCATAAACGGAATTCCTTATAACGATTCAGAATCTCATGGAACATTTTGGGTAAACATGCCAGATTTTGCTTCTTCTACAGAGAGTTTGCAATTACAACGTGGTGTTGGTTCTTCTACGAATGGGGCAGGAGCTTTTGGGGCAAGCCTTAATGTACTTACGGATGCTATTTCTCAAGATGCTTATGCGCATATTTCTTCTTCTATAGGGAGTTTTAAGACCTTAAGAAATACCTTGAAATTTAGCACTGGTTTACTAAATGATCAGATAGAAATATCTGGAAGACTATCTCAAATTAATTCCGATGGGTATATTGATAGAGCAACATCAGATCTGGAATCTTACTTTTTGCAAGCTGCTTATAAAGATGAAAATACGTTGATAAAAGCACTGCTTTTTGGGGGGCATGAAGTTACGTATCAGTCTTGGTACGGTACACCACTTGCTAGAATAAATAATGATGAACAAGGAGTAGAAGATTTTATTGTTGCTAACGGACTTACAGAGAGCGAAGCAGAAAACTTAAGAAATTCTGATCGTAGGTATAATTATTATACCTATGAAAATGAGGAAGATAATTACAAGCAGAATCATGCGCAGTTGTTATGGAATGAAACTTTAAATGAGAATTGGAGTACCAACTTAGCGCTACATTATACGAAGGGAAGTGGTTATTTTGAGCAATTAAAAGAAGATGATGATTTTGATACCTATGGTTTTACCCCAATTACGGTAGACGGAGAAGAAGTAAATAGTACGGATGTAATTCGCAGACGCTGGCTAGATAATGATTTTTATGGGACTGTTTTTTCGGCCAACTACAGAAAAGAGAAAGTAGATTTAATTCTTGGTGGCGGCTGGAACAAATATGAAGGAGATCATTTTGGAGAAGTTATTTGGGCAAGGTATGCAAGTACTAGTAGCATCAGGGATCGGTATTATGATGATAACTCTACTAAGACCGACTTTAATATTTTTTCTAAAATAAATTATAAATTAGATGATCAATGGAGTCTTTTTGGAGATTTACAGTATAGAACAGTAGGTTATCAAGCCAATGGTGATGATACGGGAATAGTAGATGATACCTTTAATTTCTTCAACCCTAAAGCGGGGATTACTTTTGATTTGAACTCAAATAATAATTTTTATTTCTCCTATGCTGTAGCGAATAGAGAACCAAATAGAAATGATTATGAAAGTGGTAACCCAAAACCAGAAAGGCTAAATGATTTTGAGTTGGGTTGGCGTTATATTTCTAATACACTGCAATTAAATACCAACGTTTATTACATGGGGTATAAAGATCAGTTAGTGTTAACTGGTGCCTTGAATGATGTTGGTGCTCCATTGAGAGAAAATGTAGGTGATAGTTATAGATTAGGAGTAGAAGTAGAGGCTAATGTTTCTTTGGGTGCTAAATTTGCCTTCAGACCAAATATTACCTTAAGTGCAAATAGGAATAAAGATTTTGTATTTCAAAGAGATGGCGAATTGCAAAACCTTGGGGATACAGAAATAGCATTTTCACCAAGTGTAATAATTGGCGGTGCATTGGTATACATGCCTACAGATAATTTGCAATTATCACTGTTAGGGAAGCATGTAGGAGAGCAATATATGGGCAACATAGATGCTAGTAGCTCTAAATTAAAAGCTTATTCTCAGTTTGATTTTAATGTACAATACGAAATTGTTACCAATTCGTTTATTAAGAGTGTTGTGTTGTCTGGTCTGGTGAATAATATTTTCAATGAACTATATGAGTCTAATGGCTATTTTTTTACTTTTGATGACACATGGTCTAATCCAGGGGTAACAACCACAATAGAAGGGGCAGGTTACTACCCGCAAGCAGGAACAAATTTCTTGGTAGGGGCAACTTTAAATTTCTAAGGAGCACTTACGTGTATTTATAAGTAACAGGGATTTCTTTTTTAGAAATCCCTTTTTTTATTTCTTATTTTAGTCTAAAATTTTAATAAATGAAGGCCATTCAAAAATTGCGATGGGGAATAATTGGTTGTGGAGCAGTAACCGAAGTAAAAAGTGGTCCACCTTATCAATTAACCTCGGGTTTTAGTTTAGATGCTGTAATGCGAAGAGACTTACAGAAAGCAGAAGATTACGCCAAAAGACATGGAGTGCCCCATTTTTATAAGGACGTAGAGAACATCATCAATAATCCAGAGATTGATGCTGTTTATATCGCAACACCACCAGATACACATAAATTATATGGTTTAATGGTGGCCAAAGCAGGCAAACCTTGCTGTATAGAAAAGCCTTTAGCGCCAAGTTATGAAGATGGGGTAGCAATAGTGAAAGCCTTTAAAGCTAAAAATGTACCGCTATTTGTAGCATACTACAGGCGCTCATTGCCGCGTTTTTTACAGGTTGAAAAGTGGTTGAAAGAAGATAAAATTGGAGAAATTAGGCATATCAACTGGAGTTTCTCTAAGCCTGCGAATGATGTTGATTTAAGTAAAACGTACAATTGGCGGACCGATGCTAAAATTGCTCCTGGAGGTTATTTTGATGATTTGGCAAGTCACGGTTTGGATTTATTTGCGTATTTATTAGGAAACTTTAAAGAGGTTTCCGGAATGAGTCTAAATCAGCAAGGTTTGTATTCTGCAAAAGATGCAATCACGGCAACGTGGATGCATGAAAGTGGTGTTACAGGGACTGGAAGTTGGAATTTTGGTGCTTTCAAAAGAGCGGATAGTGTAACACTTATAGGGTCAAAAGGGACGATTCGTTTTTCGGTATTTAAAGAAGAGGCTGTTATTTTAGAAAATGTGGATGGTATAGAGGAGCTGTTTATCGAAAACCCTAAGCACGTACAGCAATATCATGTGGCGAATTTAAAAGCAGATTTAATGGATGGTATCCCGCATCCATCAACCGGAGATACGGCTTTGCACACGAGTTGGGTAATGAGCCAGATTTTAAAATAGAGTTTAATTAGTAACAGAGATTACGCCATTTCCTGCAGAAACACGATACTCAAGCATATTGTAGAATCTTTGATCCTCATCAAGTTTCGTTAATAATTGACCGGTAAATAAACTGTAATTGTACTCGTCACATTCACAAGTTACAGAATTTCTGCTGGTATCTAAGGTCATTGTAGAGCAGTTGCTTGGTGTATGGTTAGGGCAGCTAGCCTCAAAAGCTCTGTAGCCAGCAAAAGCAGATAAGGTTTTGATTACAAAAATACCTCTTGTTCCAGCCTGAGAATTGCTGATATAAATGGCGCTTCCTTCGTTGGTTAAATCACTATATAATGGTAAATTAGTGTTAATATCAAATCTAAATCCTATCTCTTGTAAATAGGGATTTCTGTCGGAGGTATCCGTGTCACAAGCAAATAGTAATATCAATAAAAAAAAAGCTAAAATTCTTTGCATAACATACTTGTATTTTAAGAATACAGAAACAAAGTTGAACAAAAAAAATGTATATTTGTCTTAAATCCTCTATAAAAAAGAGGATTTTCTTATTTTATAAAACGCTTAGTTATGAGTAACAAATCATATTATACACCAGAAGGATTAAAAAAGTTGAGAGACGAACTTAATCAGCTAAAAGATATAGAACGTCCGAAGGCATCAAGGGATATAGCAGAAGCTCGAGATAAAGGTGATTTATCTGAGAATGCAGAATATGATGCAGCAAAAGAAGCACAAGGTTTATTGGAGCTTAGAATTTCTAAGCTAGAAGAAACTTATGCCAATGCGCGTTTAATAGATGAATCTCAATTAGACACTTCTAAGGTTTTGGTATTATCAACGGTAAAGTTGAAAAATCAGAACAATGGCATGGAGATGAAATATACATTAGTTGCTGAAAGTGAGGCTGATTTAAAGACTGGAAAAATATCGGTAAACTCTCCAATTGGGAAAGGTTTATTAGGTAAAAAAGTGGGAGAATCTGCGGAAATAACAATTCCTAACGGTGTTTTAAAATTGGAAATTTTAGAAATTACTAGGTCTTAATTGGCAAATTTTTAATAAATTGAATTAAAATCGGTTTTCAAGCGCATTGCAAATTGATAAATGTACAAGTCCAATGTTTGAGTTAACATATAAATCGGTTGCAACCTCAAAGCTTACTAAAGCAGATATTTTAGCGATTAGGGATACGGCTATTAAAACTAATGAAGTTCACAATATCACCGGATGCTTAGTTTTCTACAATAATCATTTTATTCAAATTTTAGAAGGAAAAGAAGCACTTGTTAAAGAGGTGTTTTATAAAATTTCTGAAGATGATAGGCACTCCAATGTTCATATTTTATATGAAGGTCGAAAAGATCAACGATTTTTTCCAGATTGGAATATGGCATTCACAGATATAAATGCTAGCTCTGGTGAAGATGCAGAAGTTAAAAGCTATGCCAATAATTTACTATTGCTTTCAGAGTTTATCGATAAGCCAACCACAACTTTAAAAATGTTTTGGAGTGGTATTAATAAGTTAATAATAAATCCTTCAATTATTTAAATCCTACACTACCGTGGCTAGTATTTTTACAAAAATCATCAATGGGGAAATTCCCTGTTATAAAATAGCAGAAAACGAAGATTTTTTTGCATTCTTAGATATCAATCCGAATGCAAAAGGGCATACCCTATGTATTCCTAAGAAAGAGGTAAATAAGATCATGGATCTCGATGATGCCACCTATATAGGCTTAATGGCCTTTTCTAAAAAAGTTGGGCAGGCTCTTGAAAGTGCTATTGATTGTAAGCGGGTAGGTATGACGGTAATTGGTTTGGAAGTACCTCATGTTCACGTGCATTTAATTCCGCTTAATGAAATGAAAGATGCGACTTTTCAGCATAAAGTGAAATTCTCAGAAGAAGAGTTTATAGCAATTGCCGAAAAAATAAAAGCTGAATTAGCTTAATCACTTCCATTAATTAGATACTGCATTAGTTTTTACTGAAGGAAACTACCTTGTAGTAAAAAGTATACTCCAATACCAACAATGGCAATTAATACTAAGGCTATCATATAAAATAGTCCCGTGAATTTTATGGCGCTCTTTTGTGGAATTGCCATTTTCTGGTAATATTCAAAAACGCGTTCTATATCAGGGGTCCAAGTTACAGGGTAAATTTTAGTGCCACATTTTTTGCACTCCAATTCAGAAGTTACTTCATTGGTGGTTTTGTGAATGAATTTCCCGTAAGAATGCTTTTGAAAAAAAGACAATTTTAAGCCTTGATTAAAACATTCGGGACAATTGTTTGTTAATGCTGCTTCTTTTATAACTTCTAATTTTATCTCTGCCATAGCTTACGAATTTAATTTAAAAGTAATTTTCATTACGGTACCCTCTTTGCTAGAGGTTAGTACTTTTATTTTTCCTTTGTGGTATTCTTCTACAATGCGCTTTACTAACGATAAGCCTAAGCCCCAGCCTCTTTTTTTAGAAGTGAATCCAGGATTAAATATGGTGTTAAAATCTCTTTTCAAAATCCCGTGTCCCGTATCAGACACTAAAATTACAGCATGATTCCCTTCTTTTAAAATTTCAATACTAATACTGCCCTTGCCCCGCATGGCATCTATCCCATTTTTAACTAAATTTTCAATCGTCCACTGGAATAATGATTTATTTAAAAGTACAGGAAGGTGGTCTGCTTTACTATTGAATGAAAAATGAATCAATTTAGAACTTCTTAGTTTTAGGTAATCAAAAGCATTTTTTGTTTCCGCAACAATATCCTGCTCTGCTAAAATTGGAAGAGAGCCTATTTTAGAGAATCGTTCCGTAATTGTTTCTAGTCTAGAAATGTCTTTTTCTATTTCTTCCGTAATATTCGGATTTATATTTTCTGCTTTCAAGAGTTCATTCCACCCGAGTAACGAGGTTAAGGGCGTGCCTATCTGATGTGCCGTTTCTTTCGCCATACCTGCCCAAAGTTTATTTTGTTCAGATGATTTATTGGTTTTGAAAAAGAAATAAATCACGGCTCCAAAAAGAAATATAATTAGAAGAAGGGCTATAGGGTAATATTTTAATTTGTTTAATACATCAGAATTGCCATAGTATAAAGTGGCTAATTCTTCACCTTTATAATCTATTTTTATAGGCGTGTTCTCACCTTCAAATTTTTTTATTTTTTTCTGAATGAATGAGGTGTCTGCTGTAATTTCTTTTGGCATATTACTCACTTTTATAGCACCATCTCTATTCACCAAAATCATTGGTGTGGTCGTATTATTTTGAAATATTTTTAAGGGTAAATTTCCGGGGTCTGCATCTGCAGGCAATGCTTGTAACTCTACTAAGGCGCTAGCCCAAATTTCTACCTTGTTACGTTCTTCTTCTTTAAACTTTTTAAAGAAACTATTTGTATTCCAAAGAATTAGACTTACAATAACAAAAGAGGTTATTTGTAAGATTATTGTTATAGTTTTCTTTTCAGGACTGAAGTTCATTCAAACAATTGCTTATAGTGCTCACAATATAACGTAAAATGTGAAAAATTATTCTATCTATTTGATAAGTTGTTATTTTCATTTTTGAACCTATTTTATGTATTTTTGCACGACTATGCGAGAAATGATTTCTATACTTCCTGATGAGGTTACCACAGCAAAATTACATGGCTATTTGTTAGGGGCTGTAGGTCCTAGACCCATTGCCTTTGCGAGTACATTGGATGAGAATGGAAGACCTAATTTATCGCCATTTAGTTTTTTTAATGTGTTTAGTGCTAATCCGCCAATATTAATTTTTTCTCCTGCACGTAGAGTTCGTGATAATACCACAAAGCATACTTTAGAGAATTGCTTGCAGACCAAAGAAGTGGTTATCAATGTGGTGAATTTTGATATGGTACAACAAATGTCTCTTTCTAGTACAGAATATCCAGAAGGAGAAAATGAATTTAAAAAAGCAGGGCTAACTATGTTAGCTTCCGAAGTAGTTGCGCCATTTAGAGTGGCAGAATCTCCTGTTCAGTTTGAATGCAAAGTTATTAAAATAGAGGCCTTAGGTGAAAATGGAGGGGCAGGGAATTTAATTTTTTCTGAAGTTGTAAAAGTTCATGTGGATAAGGCAATTTTAGATGAAAATGGAAGTATTGATCAGCGAAAAATAGATCTCGTAGCTAGAATGGGAGGTAATTGGTATAGCAGAGCAAATGAGGGTTTGTTTGAGGTGCCCAAGCCATTGTCTTCATTGGGAATAGGGATTGATGGCATACCTGCGGAAATTCGTTCCAGTACTATATTAACGGGGAATGATTTAGGGATGTTAGGAAATGTAGAGATGTTACCTACAGAAAAAGAAGTTCAAGAGTTTTTAGCTTCAAATCTGGAGCTGCGAGTGATCATTGATGCTGATGATAAAAAATTAATTCATAGTAAAGCACAGGAATATTTACATAAAAATGACGTACTTTCCGCTTGGAAAGTATTATTATCAAATTAAGAGAAAATGGAAGTAGAAGGAAAAGTGAAAATGGTTGGGGAAACTCAAACCTTTGGAAATAACGGATTTAGAAAAAGAGAAATTGTCGTTACTACAGAAGAACAATATCCGCAACATATTATGGTAGAGTTTGTTCAAGATAAGTGTGACTTATTGAACAGCGTAAGTGTTGGACAGCCTATTAAAATTGGAATTAATTTACGAGGTAGAGAGTGGGTTAATCCACAAGGAGAAACAAAATACTTTAACTCTATTCAGGGTTGGAGAATTGAAAGTGCTCAGCCACAAGCTTCTAATAGCAGTGCGGGTATACCTCCAGCACCACCAATGGATTCTTTTCAGCCAGCAGATGATTTAAATGAAGAAGATCACGACGATTTACCTTTTTAAATTAATACATAATTGAAGAGAAGACCTGTTTAGTTTTTTACTAAACAGGTCTTTTGTTTTTTATAGACTTTGACGTATTTTGAGGTCAAAAAAAATTGAATAAAGAACTAAACTACAAGCCTATGGTTTTTCTTTCTGAGGAATTAATTTTTCCTGATGTTTCAGAGGCTAACCACGAAGGTATGCTTGCTGTTGGAGGAGATCTTTCTCCCGAACGGCTATTATTGGCTTATAACAGCGGAATTTTTCCTTGGTTTAATGAGGATTCTCTGATTTTATGGTGGAGTCCAGATCCCCGAATGGTATTGTTTCCTCAAAAAATAAAAATTTCTAAAAGCATGCGTAAGGTGATTAGAGATCGCCAATTTACCTTAACTAAAAATGTAGATTTTAAAACAGTATTAGAGTATTGTTCTATGGTTGAAAGAAAAGACCAAGACGGCACCTGGATTACAGAAAAGATGAAAGAGGCCTACCTGAAGCTCCATGATGAAGGTGTAGCGCATTCCTATGAAGTTTGGGAAAATGATACTCTTGTGGGTGGTTTATATGGGATAGATTTAGGGCATGTTTTTTGTGGTGAAAGTATGTTCAGTTTAGTCAGTAATGCGTCTAAGTTTGCTTTTATTAGTTTGGCAGAAGAGCTTATTTCTAAAGAGTATAAGCTTATAGACTGTCAAGTATATACGGCTCATCTAGAGAGTTTGGGCGCAGAAGAAATTTCTAGATCAGATTTTATTAAATTTTTGAAGTAAGGCAAAAATGTAACATTCCAAAGGCATTTGCTACTAACATATAAAGGTGATTTTATGTTTGGTGGAGGTAGTGGTGCAGGAATGGCTCAGGTGTATCGCAATAATATTAAATTGTTGCGTAAAACCAATAGGTTTAATTCTGCCCGAACATTTACTACTACAAAAAAAGAATATGCTAAAGTCGCAGGAGGTAGTGTTGCGTTGAAAAAAATAAGCGTAGCGCAGCTTCGTGAAATAAGACGACAAGTACTTCAAAATAGAAAGCAAGATAGGCAAAAAAGTGTACTGATATCTACGGCGGTTTTCGTGCCATTGTTACTCTTGTTTGCTTATGTAATCTCAATGTTTTTTGCAAATGAAAACGCAATTCAAGCAAATAATTTAAAATTAGCAACTGCAGCTAATCTCAAGCACTATAATTTTTACATGAGTGATGCTGCTATTTGGTTGCAACAACAAAAGCTTGCTAATGCCATTTTTCAATATAGAAAGGCCAAGGAGTTATTCCCAGAAAAGTTTGCTGTAAATTATAAGTTGACACAGGTATTACTGAGTACTTGTGCATCAGATTCTTTATATTGTGAAGAAGCAAAAGAAAGTGCAATACGCTTGAAGGATAAGTATCCTGATAGAGAAGAAGTGTTAAGGTTAGTAGCTTTTTTGCAAGACTAGACTTTGAAGATTATAAAGTAAATACTAAGGTGGAATTTAAAAAGAATACCTGAGCTAGCTCTTTATTGTAATCCTCTAATCGGTATTCTAAACCTACTTGTAATTTTGTGTTAGAATTTAGTTTATAACCAATTTGGGAGGAAAAGCGTTGATCATAGCTAGGTTTTTTTGTTCTAGCTAAACTTAATAAACTTTCTGTAGAAAAAATAAAATAGGGTTCGCCAATATCAAGTTTTTCACCTTTTAACGGCACATCCGCAGCAAGTCTACCTCTAAACCTATGCGTTGTTAAGGAAGGAGATATACGTTGTTCTATGCGTGTCCTAAAGCCATACCTGATGTTGTTAGGTTTAAATTTGTAATTGTACTGTTCTGTAATTCGTAATTCATTTTCTCTTTCCTTTTCAAAAGGGGCTCTGAACCGGTATTGTACACCTAATGCAATACTTTTGTTGATCGCAATTTTTAAATCGGAGAAATGAGCAAAATCAATCTGTCTTGTTTGTAGTTGAAGGGCGTCTTCCTTATAGAAATACGTCCGATTACTAACTGAAAAATTGGTAGCATAAAGCGGAGAAACTTTATGATTTACAGAAATTTGAGGTTGTAGGTATCCCGTAAAATCAGATTGCGCGATACTAGGAGATAGGATAAACAAGGCGCAAAAGAGTAGTCCTAGTTTAATATAAGACGTGGTCATAATTTGGCAGTAATGATTTTCTAATCTTTAAGAACGTACCTTCAGCATTAAAGAGAATTTCAAATTGCTCATATCCTCTTTCTTGCTTGGCATCTACAACCAATTCATAATTTACAGAGGGTAACATTAAATTTTGAAAAGCGTTCTTAAATGTTTTATCTATAGGGTCTTCTGCAGTATACTGTTGCTGTATTTTTTTAATTTTAAAAGAAATAAAATGAGTGCTTAGATAGTTCTGGATTGCTTTGTAGGTTTCATTAGGTACATCAATTGCTTTTATGCTAATTTCAATATCTTCTAAAACCCCTTCTTCATTAAATTCTATACTATACCACAATTTATCTTTTCTAAATTTGGCTTCGTAGCTTATCTTTAAACTATCTATTTCTTTGTAATATTTTAGTTTTTTCGCAGCGACAACTTTATCTTTTAGCAAGTCATGCGCAGCACTTGGAAACTCTTTTTTCTTAATGCGAAACTCGCGCTCGTGTTTTACTTGGGCTAAAAGAGTATTACAGCCACAGAATAAGATTAGGATTAAAATTTTATACTTCATTATATCTAAAACAGGTTGTTTCGTGATCATTTACCATACCCGTAGCTTGCATTTGAGCGTATATTACGGTACTGCCTACAAATTTAAAGCCTCTTTTTTTTAAGTCTTTGCTAATAGTATCGGATAATGGAGTGTTTGCTGGTGCTAATTTATAGTTTTCTACGGAATTTTTAATGGGTTTGTGGTTCACAAATTCCCAGATGTAAGCGCTAAAACTACCAAACTCTTCCTGTATTTTTTGGTAGGCAACAGCATTAGAAATGGTGGCATTTATTTTAAGTTTGTTTCGTATGATACCTTTATCTTGAAGTAACTCTTCAATTTTAGCAGCATCATAGTTCGCTATTTTTTTATAATCAAAAGAGTCAAACGCTTTTCTGAAATTTTCTCTTTTTCGTAGAATGGTAATCCAACTCAGCCCAGCTTGGAAGGTTTCTAGAATTAAAAATTCAAAAAGCTTATCATCATCTTTTACAGGTACTCCCCATTCTAGATCATGATAAGCTTCATATAAATCATCACCTTGGCACCATCCGCATCGTTGTTTCTCCATTTAAACGCTTTTTGTATTTGTATACTAACAGAGCTTAAAGATAGTGGAGAAATTTGTTAGGGAATAAGGCAAAATGCGATTTATTCTAAATACACTTTTAATTCTCCGCTTTCTATTGCTTGTTCAATATTAGCATCGACAGAAGAAAAGAATCTAAAAAAAGGTTTGCCATCCTGTCTTATTAATGATGCTATTTGATTATGATCACTAATTGCCTTGTACTCTTTAATAACAAGTTTTGTTCCTACCAAGCTATTAAAATCGGCTAAAGCACCTCTTTTAATGATGAAATTTTTTCTAGGAAAATCGATGTGTTTGTAGTGTTCGCCATTAGGGTTGGCAAGTACTACTACAGTACCTTCTTGAAGGTTTGTTGTTTGACTATGTCCACCTAGAGTAAACATCGCCATAAAAATAAAAATAATGAAAGTTTTCATATGTTTTAGGTTTAAAGTTTATACTAAATTTCTAAGTCAAATATAAAAATTGCCTTTTAAAATATTAGTTATACTTTCGTTAAATAATGTTAAACTATTGTAATGTGATAGTAATACTATTATATTCGTAATTGTAATTAAATTAAATAAGATGGACCAGCTTTTACAATCGGTTAAAATTGCCATAAATAACAAGATTTATCTCAAAGATCCTGAGTCGTCAGAATTAGGTAAAAAAATTATTGAACACAGTATTTTATTAATCCATGATATTGGTTTTGAAAAATTTACCTTTAAGAAATTAGGAGAATTAATCAAATCAAACGAGAGTTCTATATATAGGTATTTTGAAAACAAACACAAACTACTTTTGTATTTGGCTTCATGGTATTGGGGCTGGTTAGAGTACCAGTTGGTGTTTTCTACGAATAGCATTGCAGATCCTTCTCAAAGACTTCGAAAAGCTATAGAAGTGTTAGCTAAAACCATAGAACAAGATTCTCATTTCTCACATATTAATGAGGTGGTTCTAAGTAAAATTGTTATTAATGAATATTCAAAATCATATTTAACTAAAGAGGTAGACGAGGAAAATAAAGATGGTTATTTTATTATCTATAAACGTCTAATTTTACGTCTGTCTAGTATGATACAAAATGTGAATCCAGATTATGGATATTCCTCTAGTTTGGCAAGTACTATTTTAGAAGGCTCCTTACATCAGTTTTTTCTAAAGGATCATTTCCCGACGCTTACGGATTGTCATGATCCAAAATCACCAACCAACTATTTT
Coding sequences within:
- a CDS encoding TetR/AcrR family transcriptional regulator: MDQLLQSVKIAINNKIYLKDPESSELGKKIIEHSILLIHDIGFEKFTFKKLGELIKSNESSIYRYFENKHKLLLYLASWYWGWLEYQLVFSTNSIADPSQRLRKAIEVLAKTIEQDSHFSHINEVVLSKIVINEYSKSYLTKEVDEENKDGYFIIYKRLILRLSSMIQNVNPDYGYSSSLASTILEGSLHQFFLKDHFPTLTDCHDPKSPTNYFLELVFKTLAPTTNG
- a CDS encoding DUF2490 domain-containing protein, producing the protein MTTSYIKLGLLFCALFILSPSIAQSDFTGYLQPQISVNHKVSPLYATNFSVSNRTYFYKEDALQLQTRQIDFAHFSDLKIAINKSIALGVQYRFRAPFEKERENELRITEQYNYKFKPNNIRYGFRTRIEQRISPSLTTHRFRGRLAADVPLKGEKLDIGEPYFIFSTESLLSLARTKKPSYDQRFSSQIGYKLNSNTKLQVGLEYRLEDYNKELAQVFFLNSTLVFTL
- the aat gene encoding leucyl/phenylalanyl-tRNA--protein transferase codes for the protein MVFLSEELIFPDVSEANHEGMLAVGGDLSPERLLLAYNSGIFPWFNEDSLILWWSPDPRMVLFPQKIKISKSMRKVIRDRQFTLTKNVDFKTVLEYCSMVERKDQDGTWITEKMKEAYLKLHDEGVAHSYEVWENDTLVGGLYGIDLGHVFCGESMFSLVSNASKFAFISLAEELISKEYKLIDCQVYTAHLESLGAEEISRSDFIKFLK
- a CDS encoding DNA-3-methyladenine glycosylase I, whose translation is MEKQRCGWCQGDDLYEAYHDLEWGVPVKDDDKLFEFLILETFQAGLSWITILRKRENFRKAFDSFDYKKIANYDAAKIEELLQDKGIIRNKLKINATISNAVAYQKIQEEFGSFSAYIWEFVNHKPIKNSVENYKLAPANTPLSDTISKDLKKRGFKFVGSTVIYAQMQATGMVNDHETTCFRYNEV
- a CDS encoding DUF3127 domain-containing protein → MEVEGKVKMVGETQTFGNNGFRKREIVVTTEEQYPQHIMVEFVQDKCDLLNSVSVGQPIKIGINLRGREWVNPQGETKYFNSIQGWRIESAQPQASNSSAGIPPAPPMDSFQPADDLNEEDHDDLPF
- a CDS encoding flavin reductase family protein, whose protein sequence is MISILPDEVTTAKLHGYLLGAVGPRPIAFASTLDENGRPNLSPFSFFNVFSANPPILIFSPARRVRDNTTKHTLENCLQTKEVVINVVNFDMVQQMSLSSTEYPEGENEFKKAGLTMLASEVVAPFRVAESPVQFECKVIKIEALGENGGAGNLIFSEVVKVHVDKAILDENGSIDQRKIDLVARMGGNWYSRANEGLFEVPKPLSSLGIGIDGIPAEIRSSTILTGNDLGMLGNVEMLPTEKEVQEFLASNLELRVIIDADDKKLIHSKAQEYLHKNDVLSAWKVLLSN